Part of the Cellulomonas taurus genome, CCCCGGTGACCCGGACGTCACCGCCGACGACCCCGGCCCCGACCGGCCGACACCGCTGGCCCGCACCGCCCTGAGCGCCGACGGCACGCGGCCCTGAGTCGCCTCCCGACCCACCCCACCCCTGAGCACCCGAGGACCCAGCCGTGAGCACCGACGCCACCCAGCCCGAGCCGAACGGCACCGACCCCGAGTCCGTCGCCGCGGCACCGGACGCCGGGCAGCAGCCGGTCCCAGCACAGCAGACCGCCGAGCAGCGGCGCGCGGCGCGGGAGCGGGAGATCCTGGCCGCCACGGCCGCGCCGCAGACCGCGCCGGTGTTCCGCACCGCGCTGCGCGACACCCTCCTGCTGACCGGTGCCCTGGTGGTGCTCGGCGGCGGGATCGGCCTGGCGGTGGCCGGGACCCCCGGACTGTGGGGTGCGCTGATCGGCGCCGGTCTGGCCCTGGTCTTCTCCGGTGCCACGCCGCTGTCCATGCTGCTGACCGCCGGGTCCACCGTGCAGCGAATGACCGCCGTGGTGATGGTGACCTGGCTGGTCAAGGTGCTGCTGGTGATCGTGGTGCTGGTCGTGCTGCGCGGCCTCGACTTCTACGACCACCGGGTGTTCGGCATCGTCCTGCTGGTGGGTGTAGCCGCGTCGGCACTTCTCGATTACCGTGCAGTCGTGCGTCATCGCGTGCCCTACGTCACGCCCGATTCGCCCAACTCTGAGCAGATGTGATGTACGAGTCATCCTGTGAGTTAGGCTGCACGACGTCCGACAGCCACTACGGTGCCGGCTGCGCCCCTTTGACCCCAGGAGCCTGAACCTTTGTTCAACCTCGTGCCTTCAATGTTGTCCGCCGCGGGGGACGAGTCCGGCTTCCACGTGCCCACGATCGCGGAGTTCTTCCCCGACGCGATCCTGTTCGGAGGGACCCCCTTCGAGCTGAACCGGATCATGATGGTCCGGATCATCGCGGCGATCGTGCTGTGCGGGCTGTTCCTGCTCGCCGCGCGTCGGGTGCGGTTGGTGCCGGGCCGTGGGCAGAACATCGCCGAGCTGGCACTCGACTTCGTCCGCGTCCAGATCGCCGAGGAGATCCTCGGCAAGCAGGGCGGCCGCAAGTACCTGCCGCTGCTGACCATCCTGTTCTTCACCGTGCTGGCGATGAACATCACCGGCGTCATCCCCGGCCTGAACATCGCCGGTAGCTCGGTGATCGGCCTGCCGCTGGTCCTCGCGATCATCAGCTGGATCGCCTTCATCATCGCGGGCATCAAGGCCCACGGCGTGACCGGCTACCTCAAGGAGTCGCTGTTCCCGGCCGGTGTCCCGTGGCCGGTGTACATCATCCTGACGCCGATCGAGCTCATCTCGACGTTCATCCTGCGGCCCGCCACGCTGACCATCCGTCTGCTGGTGAACATGATCTCCGGCCACCTGCTGCTGGTGCTGTGCTTCGCCGCGACGAACTTCCTGTTCTTCGAGGCGGCCTCGGCCCTCAAGGCGGTGGGTGTCGTCACCTTCGCCGCCGGCCTGGCGTTCACCCTGTTCGAGATCTTCATCGCCGCCCTGCAGGCGTACATCTTCACCCTGCTCAGCGCGGTGTACATCCAGCTGTCGGAGTCGCACCACTGATCCGACCGCGCCTCACCCCCGAGGACAACCGGCCTCGGCCGGTCCCGTAGTGCCTGTCCCGACCCGGGACATCAACGGAAGGAAACATGATCGTGGAGATCACCGGAGACCTCGCCACCATCGGCTACGGCCTGGCTGCCATCGGCCCCGGCATCGGTCTGGGCATCATGGTCGCGAAGACCCAGGAGGCGACCGCTCGCCAGCCCGAGATCGCGGGTCTGCTGCGGACCAACATGTTCATCGCGCTGGGTGCCATCGAGGCCCTGGCCCTGATCGGCTTCGTCGCCGGCTTCGTCTTCTGATCTGATGCACGCCTTCGTCACAGCCGCCGAGGAGTCGACGCACAGCGTCCTGCTCCCGGCGACCTACGACATCGTCTGGTCCCTGGTGGTCACGGCGATCATCGCCGCGGTCTTCATCAAGGTCCTGCCGAAGTTCCTCAAGGTGCTCGACGAGCGCACCGCGAAGATCGAGGGCGGCCTGGAGAGCGCGGAAGAGGCGCAGGCCGAGGCCCAGCAGCTGCTGGACGAGTACAAGCAGCAGCTGGCCGACGCCCGTGCCGAGGCGGCGCGCATCCGCGAGGACGCGCGCACCGAGGGTGGTGCCATCGTGGCGGAGCTGCGGGCGAAGGCCCAGGCCGACGCCGCACGCATCGTCGAGACCGCCCAGCGCCAGATCGAGGCCGAGCGTCAGCAGGCAGCCGAGTCGCTGCGTCAGGACGTCGGCGAGCTGGCGGTCGAGCTGGCATCCCGGATCGTCGGGGAGTCGCTGGCCGACCAGGCCCGCCAGTCCCGCGTGGTCGACCGCTTCCTCGAGGAGCTCGAGACCGAGACCGCGGTCGTCGACCCGTCCAGCACGGCGGCTGAGCGCTGATGCGCGCGGCGAGCCAGGCATCCCTGACGGCGGCTGCCGAGCGTTTCGAGACGCTCTGGCAGCAGGTCGGCGCGGACGCGGCCCAGCTGGGCGCCCAGGTGTTGGCCGTCGCGGACGTGGTCCGTGCCAACGGTCAGCTCCGTCGCGCGCTCACCGACCCGGCCGCCCCCGGTGAGGCCAAGGCCGCACTGGTGACGACCCTGCTGGGCTCGTCGACCGACGGCCGCGTGGTCGACCTGCTCGCCGGTGTGGTCCGTTCGCGCTGGTCGCACGAGTCCGATCTCGCCGAGGCGCTCGAACAGCTCGGCCGTGAGGCAGTGCTGGCCGGGGCCGAGGCGGAGGGGGTGCTCGACACCGTCGAGGAAGACCTGTTCCGCACGCAGCGGTTCCTGGTCGCGCAGCGGGACGTCCGGGAGGCGCTCGTCGCCCGGGTGACCAACGCCGCTGCACGCGAGGAGCTGATCCGGCAGTTGTTCGGCCCCGCGGTGCACCCGCTGACGCTGATGCTGCTGGAGCGGATCACGCACCAGATCGATCGCGCCGGTTCGGTGTCGGCCGTCGGCGCTCTCGCGGACGCCGCCGCGCAGCGCCGGTCGCGCACCGTCGCCGTCGTCACCAGTTCCACCCCGCTCACACGGGAGCAGGAGGACCGACTGCGGTCGGGCCTCGCCCGTGCCTACGGCCGCCAGGTACAGCTGAACATCACCGTGGACCCGTCGGTCCTCGGCGGGATGCGTGTGCAGGTCGGTCCGGACGTCATCGACGGCACCGTGTCGGCGCGAGTCGCCGACGCCCGCCGCCGTCTGGCCGGATGACCCGGCGCAACCAAGACTTGACCGGTCGCACCCGCGCATCGGTCTCGACAGGAGAGAACAATGGCTGAGCTGACCATCGGGCCGGACCAGATCAAGGCTGCGCTCGACAGCTTCGTGAAGTCCTACGAGCCCACCGCCGCCGCCTCTGAGGAGGTCGGCCGCGTCACCCTGGCCGCCGACGGCATCGCGCAGGTCGAGGGCCTGCCGGGTGTGATGGCCAACGAACTGCTCCGGTTCGCCGACGGCACGCTCGGCCTGGCCCAGAACCTGGACGTCCGCGAGATCGGCGTCGTGATCCTGGGTGAGTTCTCCGGGATCGAGGAGGGCCAGGAGGTCCGTCGGACCGGCGAGGTCCTCTCGGTGCCGGTGGGCTCGGGCTTCCTCGGCCGCGTGGTGGACCCGCTGGGTCAGCCGATCGACGGCCTGGGCGAGATCGAGGCCGAGGGTCGCCGTGCGCTGGAGCTGCAGGCACCGGGCGTGATGGCGCGTAAGTCGGTGCACGAGCCGCTGCAGACCGGCATCAAGGCGATCGACACCATGATCCCGATCGGCCGTGGCCAGCGTCAGCTGATCATCGGTGACCGCCAGACCGGCAAAACGGCGATCGCGATCGACACGATCATCAACCAGAAGGCGAACTGGGAGACCGGCGACCCGACCAAGCAGGTGCGCTGCATCTACGTCGCCATCGGCCAGAAGGGTTCGACCATCGCCGCCGTGCGTGGCGCCCTGGAGGACGCCGGTGCGCTGGAGTACACCACCATCGTGGCCGCTCCCGCCTCGGACCCGGCCGGGTTCAAGTACCTGGCGCCGTACACCGGTTCGGCCATCGGCCAGCACTGGATGTACGAGGGCAAGCACGTTCTGATCGTCTTCGACGACCTGTCGAAGCAGGCCGAGGCCTACCGTGCCGTGTCGCTGCTGCTGCGTCGTCCGCCGGGCCGCGAGGCGTACCCGGGTGACGTCTTCTACCTGCACTCCCGTCTGCTGGAGCGTTGCGCGAAGCTGTCGGACGAGCTCGGTGCCGGTTCGATGACCGGTCTGCCGGTGATCGAGACCAAGGCGAACGACGTCTCGGCCTACATCCCGACCAACGTCATCTCCATCACCGACGGTCAGATCTTCCTGCAGTCGGATCTGTTCAACGCGGACCAGCGCCCGGCGGTCGACGTCGGTATCTCGGTCTCCCGTGTCGGTGGTGACGCGCAGATCAAGGCGATGAAGAAGGTCTCCGGCACGCTGAAGCTGGACCTCGCGCAGTACCGGTCCCTGGAGGCGTTCGCGATGTTCGCCTCCGACCTGGACGCGGCTTCCCGCGCCCAGCTGACCCGTGGCGCCCGGCTGATGGAGCTGCTCAAGCAGCCGCAGTACTCCCCGTACCCGGCCGAGGAGCAGGTCGCCTCGGTGTGGGCCGGCACCAAGGGCAAGCTGGACGACGTCCCGGTCGCGGACGTCGCCCGCTTCGAGTCCGAGCTGCTGGACCACCTGCGCCGCAACACCGACGTGCTCTCCACGATCATCTCCACCGGCAAGCTGGAGGAGGACACCGAGGACGCCCTGGCGGCCGCGGTCGAGGAGTTCCGCAACGGCTTCCTCAAGGGCGACGGCACTCCGCTGGTGGGTGGCGACGACGAGGAGTCCGAGACGCCGGTCGAGCAGGAGCAGATCGTTCGTCAGAAGAAGGGCTGAGCATGGCCGGACAGCAGCGGGTCTACCGCCAGCGGATCAGGTCGACCCAGTCTCTGAAGAAGATGTTCCGCGCCCAGGAGCTGATCGCCGCCTCGCGGATCGGTCGCGCCCGGGACCGGATGGCAGCCGCCAGCCCCTACGCCACGGCCATCACCAAGGCGGTGTCGGCGGTGGCGACCCACTCGGACGTGCGGCACCCGCTCCTGGCGGAGCGCCGTGACACCAACCGGGTCGCGGTGCTGCTCATCGCCTCGGACCGCGGCATGGCGGGCGCCTATTCGGCGAGCGTCATCCGCGAGGCCGAGGCGCTGATCGAGCGGTTGCAGGGTGAGGGCAAGGAGGTCGCGCTCTACGTCTCCGGGCGGCGGGCCGAGGCCTTCTACACCTTCCGGCACCGCGAGCTCGCGGCGTCCTGGACCGGTCAGTCGGACGCGCCGACCGCGGACCTCGCCGAGGAGATCGCCGGCCGACTGCTGGCGGACTTCGCGGCCCCCGCGGACGAGGGCGGGGTGGGCGAGCTGCACATCGTGTCCACCCGGTTCCAGAACATGGTGAGCCAGCGTCCCCAGGTGATCCGGATGCTCCCGCTGGAGGTCGTGGACGGCGTCGTCGAGCACGACTCCGGCGAGACCCTCCCGCTCTACGAGTTCGAGCCGAGTGCGGAGGAGGTGCTGGACGCGCTGCTGCCGCGGTACGTCCGGACCCGGATCTACTCCTGCCTGCTGCACGCGGCGGCCTCGGAGCTGGCTTCCCGGCAGCGTGCGATGCACACCGCCACGGAGAACGCCGAGGACCTGATCCGCATGTACACCCGACTGGCCAACCAGGCCCGTCAGTCCGAGATCACCCAGGAGATCAGCGAGATCGTGTCGGGCGCCGACGCGCTCGCCTCCTGATCTCGACAGATTCCGCAGACAGAGACATCCCCACGCCGCCGCACGCGGCGGCAAAGCAAAGTGAGGCAGACATGACCGCCACCACCGTCGACGCGAAGGACACGGCCGCCGCGCCGGGCGTGGGCCGCGTCGCACGCGTGATCGGGCCCGTCGTGGACATCGAGTTCCCTGCGGACCAGATCCCGGAGATGTACAACGCGCTGACCGTCGACATCGACATGTCCGGTCAGGGCGAGGGCGAGAGCTCGTTCACCATGACCCTCGAGGTCGCCCAGCACCTGGGTGACTCCCTGATCCGGGCCATCGCGCTGAAGCCGACCGACGGCCTGGTCCGTGGCGCCAAGGTCACCGACACCGGCGCGCCGATCAGCGTGCCGGTCGGCGACATCACCAAGGGCCACGTGTTCAACGTGACCGGTGAGGTGCTCAACCTGGCCGAGGGCGAGAAGCTCGAGATCACCGAGCGCTGGCCGATCCACCGCAAGCCGCCGGCCTTCGACCAGCTCGAGTCGAAGACGACGATGTTCGAGACCGGCATCAAGGTCATCGACCTGCTCACCCCGTACGTCCAGGGTGGGAAGATCGGCCTCTTCGGTGGTGCCGGTGTGGGCAAGACCGTGCTGATCCAGGAGATGATCCAGCGCGTCGCCCAGGACCACGGTGGTGTGTCGGTGTTCGCCGGTGTCGGCGAGCGCACCCGTGAGGGCAACGACCTGATCGGTGAGATGGAGGAGGCCGGGGTCTTCGACAAGACCGCCCTGGTCTTCGGCCAGATGGACGAGCCGCCGGGCACCCGTCTGCGGGTGGCCCTGTCCGCTCTGACCATGGCGGAGTACTTCCGCGATGTGCAGAAGCAGGACGTGCTGCTCTTCATCGACAACATCTTCCGGTTCACCCAGGCGGGGTCCGAGGTCTCGACCCTGCTCGGCCGGATGCCCTCCGCGGTGGGCTACCAGCCGAACCTGGCGGACGAGATGGGTCAGCTGCAGGAGCGCATCACCTCGACCCGTGGTCACTCGATCACCTCGCTGCAGGCGATCTACGTTCCGGCCGACGACTACACCGACCCGGCTCCGGCGACCACCTTCGCCCACCTGGACGCGACCACCGAGCTCTCCCGTGAGATCGCCTCGCGTGGTCTGTACCCGGCCGTGGACCCGCTGGCCTCGACCAGCCGGATCCTCGACCCGCGGTACGTCGGCCAGGAGCACTACGACGTGGCCACCCAGGTGAAGTCGATCCTGCAGCGCAACAAGGAGCTGCAGGACATCATCGCCATCCTCGGTGTCGACGAGCTGTCGGAGGAGGACAAGACCGTCGTGGCCCGCGCCCGCCGGATCCAGCAGTTCCTCTCCCAGAACACCTACATGGCCGAGAAGTTCACCGGTGTGGTCGGTTCGACCGTGCCGGTGGCCGAGACGGTCGAGGCGTTCAAGAAGATCGCGGCCGGCGAGTTCGACCACATCGCCGAGCAGGCGTTCTTCAACATCGGTGGTCTGGAGGACCTGGAGCGCAACTGGGCCCGGATCCAGAAGGAGTA contains:
- the atpE gene encoding ATP synthase F0 subunit C gives rise to the protein MIVEITGDLATIGYGLAAIGPGIGLGIMVAKTQEATARQPEIAGLLRTNMFIALGAIEALALIGFVAGFVF
- a CDS encoding F0F1 ATP synthase subunit gamma, encoding MAGQQRVYRQRIRSTQSLKKMFRAQELIAASRIGRARDRMAAASPYATAITKAVSAVATHSDVRHPLLAERRDTNRVAVLLIASDRGMAGAYSASVIREAEALIERLQGEGKEVALYVSGRRAEAFYTFRHRELAASWTGQSDAPTADLAEEIAGRLLADFAAPADEGGVGELHIVSTRFQNMVSQRPQVIRMLPLEVVDGVVEHDSGETLPLYEFEPSAEEVLDALLPRYVRTRIYSCLLHAAASELASRQRAMHTATENAEDLIRMYTRLANQARQSEITQEISEIVSGADALAS
- the atpB gene encoding F0F1 ATP synthase subunit A, which encodes MLSAAGDESGFHVPTIAEFFPDAILFGGTPFELNRIMMVRIIAAIVLCGLFLLAARRVRLVPGRGQNIAELALDFVRVQIAEEILGKQGGRKYLPLLTILFFTVLAMNITGVIPGLNIAGSSVIGLPLVLAIISWIAFIIAGIKAHGVTGYLKESLFPAGVPWPVYIILTPIELISTFILRPATLTIRLLVNMISGHLLLVLCFAATNFLFFEAASALKAVGVVTFAAGLAFTLFEIFIAALQAYIFTLLSAVYIQLSESHH
- the atpD gene encoding F0F1 ATP synthase subunit beta, yielding MTATTVDAKDTAAAPGVGRVARVIGPVVDIEFPADQIPEMYNALTVDIDMSGQGEGESSFTMTLEVAQHLGDSLIRAIALKPTDGLVRGAKVTDTGAPISVPVGDITKGHVFNVTGEVLNLAEGEKLEITERWPIHRKPPAFDQLESKTTMFETGIKVIDLLTPYVQGGKIGLFGGAGVGKTVLIQEMIQRVAQDHGGVSVFAGVGERTREGNDLIGEMEEAGVFDKTALVFGQMDEPPGTRLRVALSALTMAEYFRDVQKQDVLLFIDNIFRFTQAGSEVSTLLGRMPSAVGYQPNLADEMGQLQERITSTRGHSITSLQAIYVPADDYTDPAPATTFAHLDATTELSREIASRGLYPAVDPLASTSRILDPRYVGQEHYDVATQVKSILQRNKELQDIIAILGVDELSEEDKTVVARARRIQQFLSQNTYMAEKFTGVVGSTVPVAETVEAFKKIAAGEFDHIAEQAFFNIGGLEDLERNWARIQKEYGV
- a CDS encoding F0F1 ATP synthase subunit delta; the protein is MRAASQASLTAAAERFETLWQQVGADAAQLGAQVLAVADVVRANGQLRRALTDPAAPGEAKAALVTTLLGSSTDGRVVDLLAGVVRSRWSHESDLAEALEQLGREAVLAGAEAEGVLDTVEEDLFRTQRFLVAQRDVREALVARVTNAAAREELIRQLFGPAVHPLTLMLLERITHQIDRAGSVSAVGALADAAAQRRSRTVAVVTSSTPLTREQEDRLRSGLARAYGRQVQLNITVDPSVLGGMRVQVGPDVIDGTVSARVADARRRLAG
- a CDS encoding F0F1 ATP synthase subunit B, yielding MHAFVTAAEESTHSVLLPATYDIVWSLVVTAIIAAVFIKVLPKFLKVLDERTAKIEGGLESAEEAQAEAQQLLDEYKQQLADARAEAARIREDARTEGGAIVAELRAKAQADAARIVETAQRQIEAERQQAAESLRQDVGELAVELASRIVGESLADQARQSRVVDRFLEELETETAVVDPSSTAAER
- the atpA gene encoding F0F1 ATP synthase subunit alpha produces the protein MAELTIGPDQIKAALDSFVKSYEPTAAASEEVGRVTLAADGIAQVEGLPGVMANELLRFADGTLGLAQNLDVREIGVVILGEFSGIEEGQEVRRTGEVLSVPVGSGFLGRVVDPLGQPIDGLGEIEAEGRRALELQAPGVMARKSVHEPLQTGIKAIDTMIPIGRGQRQLIIGDRQTGKTAIAIDTIINQKANWETGDPTKQVRCIYVAIGQKGSTIAAVRGALEDAGALEYTTIVAAPASDPAGFKYLAPYTGSAIGQHWMYEGKHVLIVFDDLSKQAEAYRAVSLLLRRPPGREAYPGDVFYLHSRLLERCAKLSDELGAGSMTGLPVIETKANDVSAYIPTNVISITDGQIFLQSDLFNADQRPAVDVGISVSRVGGDAQIKAMKKVSGTLKLDLAQYRSLEAFAMFASDLDAASRAQLTRGARLMELLKQPQYSPYPAEEQVASVWAGTKGKLDDVPVADVARFESELLDHLRRNTDVLSTIISTGKLEEDTEDALAAAVEEFRNGFLKGDGTPLVGGDDEESETPVEQEQIVRQKKG